The nucleotide window ATTTGATGCTGCATaggttgttttaatttcaatgtatAAGAACATTTAGTTTACATATACTGTGTATACTACCTAACGATTTGGTAAAtctactatattatttataaaatattgttattgtgtAACTGGGAAGCCACAAGCTATAGGTAGGATATACAGTTGACAGTTGACACCAGGAGTCTTGACACTAGACAGTATGTTTGACAGCAAACTTGCaataattgcaataaattactattattaattaaagatccTCCAAtactcttattttttaaatacgaagagtatataaaaaataagtagtaATATTCGATACTGTTTggataatgttaaatatgtttaatatggcCGATTGGACGCAACAGCGGAAAACACGATGCACGCCGCATCCGCCTTACATCGGCATCTTATAACTTACTAAGCATAAAGATCATTATAATTTGATCAATCGAAaggtagttattttaaaagtcttACCAGgatattgtttaatgagtTTCCGCCCGCAGTTTTGCACGCGTGGATTTCGTGTATTTGCGTAGAATTTTTGCATAACATAATCattatatttcagtttttttttatttatttcctaactCCAcagctaaataaattatttaaaacaattaaactaaAGATGCTAAGTttggatatccatagttgctcccctcacactttaaaatcgatttttgtttagttttatgtaattgtttcttttttgtaatgtatgttttgtttaataattgtttcgattgatatttgtatgtgctctaaatgaatgtcatgtttgcctctaagtgcttgtcacattaaaaattgtatcttgtgtttgtttttaccaatgtatcagtgtgccgatcgaatatataatatgtatatacaaaacgGTAAAACATTTACGataggaaaaaaatacatttaactaatacCCATTTCTACTAAATTATGTCGAAAGTGATTACGTTATCGCctacataaatatgtattttgatttACAGAACTCGGATAATCAAATAAGTTTgtttgcaataataatatattcctaCTATATTAATCTACGACTATACTATGACTATATTAATCGATTGTAAATGTATACTAACAATGGTTTAAACTGAGGAGAAAGGCACGTAGAATCGAGAAGTGattgtattaaattgtgaTTACTCgtgataaaaaacaaaatgctaTCGGGTCAGAGAACGCATATCTGTGACCTATCGTTCTTTGCTTTATGGTTCATATTGAACTCAATTTAATGTTTactataatttgttaattccttttacagtttgggttttttatGAGTATGAAATGGTTTGATAGATATTCCAATTTTCAATTATGTGATTCGATTTTATACCGATACCacgtatataaatgtataataaagtacCACGTATTGAAGTAGGTTCATATCTAGTTCTAAGCGAGActtaagaattaataatatgtaactttTATTCAGAACGTGTTGATAAAATGTAACTTCAAATCTTGCTTTCAAACTATTTCGAAAGCTTTTGGAGCTTGTTGCGAAGTTGCCTTcatgtttcattttattctaGGTCATGTATATTTAGTCTGTAAAACGACAAAACTTCAgctctttatattatatctcgtatatgtaaaaatataatgactttaaaatagtttgtgAATTCTACCTTCGTGTAAGTACGTTGTTtagttctttaattttttttcagttctGAAACAATTTCTCTATTTTTTCAGGAATTATTTGCGCAACTACAATGGTCAGCAGAACGCGCCCCAGCGGCGGACAGTCTGCGGCGTGCTTTGGGCGGCGGAGGAGCCAGGTTCCAGCTTGGCTGCATGGCAGACGCCAGCGAGTGCTTCGAACATCTACTCCTAAGAGTCCATGCACATGTGGCCGCTGGTACCGGCGACAAAAGGGATGATGACGCCTGCAGAGCACCACACTGCGTGCCACATAGAAAGTTCGCTATGATGCTCGTCGAACAATCTGTGTGTGGGGCTTGTCAAGCGACTTCAGAACCATTGCCCTTTACGcaggtatgttttatttattcatatataaacttacatatagaaatttacaaaaaatgctATAGTATCTACCCATTACAAAGAAAAGGCATTTTTGTGGACTGTGGCACTGCATCCATTTAGGTTCCTAGTGAAACATAGGTAATATGACTGAACTCAAAATTTTGTCTTTAATTTCAGATGGTCCATTACGTATCTGCCACCGCCCTAACAGCGCAGGCGGCGCTTGGCGAACATGGCGACAGCTTCGGTCTTTTGTTGAAGAAGGCTGGAGGCATGGGTGACATACGAGACTGTCCTGtaagtgtattatttttatagtctataattttatatcaactaataaaaataaacgaatgGATAACTATGATAGgtcttaataatacataatgttaACTTAGCAATAAATTTACTGTTACATTACTTTTCAGAACGCTTGCGGTGCAAAGATTCAGATCTGCAGGACTTTAATGAATCGCCCAGAGGTGGTTTCCATTGGCATGGTCTGGGACTCTGAAAGACCATCAGCCGAACACGTAGCTGCGGTTTATTCAGCTCTCGGCACTGAACTAAGACCAACAGACGCTTTTCACTCTTGTGTCGACCGCGCCTGGGCTGCCCGAGCGACGCATCGTCTCGTCGGTCTCGTCACGTACTACGGAAAACActattcaacattctttttccATAGCAAACTCAAGCTCTGGATATACTTCGACGACGCTGACGTCAAAGAAATCGGACCCGAATGGTCACAGGTTGTTGAAAAATGTAAACGCGCGAGGTTCCAACCGCTTCTACTCTTGTACGCGGCAGTTGATGGAACACCGTGCGATACACGTCACGCTCCCAAAGACGTTGTTCCATTTCCAGCGCCGGAACCTCGAAGGGCCGTCACTCCCGCTCCCGAAAAGCCTACGAATGGATTCGCTAGACGCGCAATGACTCCGGGACCAGATAATGACAGTGATTATGTCAGCAGAAAAGCGGTTGAAAATATGTTAGAAGTACATGCTAGTAGACGTGCACAATTGGCACGAAGTCTTAGCACCAGCTCAGCTTCTGACACACAAGAAAGACCGCGGGCGAGAAGAGACTCTGGAAATTGGAGTGGCGACAGAAACAGTGCTTCCTCCGCATCGTCTTCCACTATTGAAAGCCCATACATGTATCCTCGAGGTAGAGGACCTGGCAGTATACCCAGTAGTCCTACACGTAAAGGAGAATTGTCTAGCGGCGGGTCTTGTGATGCAGGATACGACTCCTATTCCCTGTCTTCGACAGACAGTCTTCCATTGCAACAAGGCCTTCGACACAATTTACAACTTGCACAAATTCCTGAACTCATAACTAGAGGAGATTGCGAAGCGTTGTGCATGGAAGCTGATCGGTTACTGGAGAAATCCCGTCATGCAGAAGATGCCGCTGACTATGAGACTGCGTTAGTATTATGCGATGCAGCTGCCACAAAAGTTTGTGCAGCTATGGATGCTCCTTACAATAATCCCCATACTATGACATTTGCGAGAATGAAGCATAACACTTGTGTAATGCGAGCAAGAAGTCTTCAAAGACGAATGGCTGGTTTCATTAGACAGACTGAAATTCCACAAATGGCTCCTGTCCGAAACACAAAAGGAGGTCTTGAAAGTGCCCCTACGACGATTGAAATCTATGCTACTCTACCCAAGAAAAAGGGATCTTCAAAAAAGTCAAAAGCTATTGAAGATGACACTGAAAATTCTCCCCGGGAACGGCCACCTAGACACAAATCCCGTGAAGAAGAAAAAAGTAGGGACAAAAGATCTCGAAGTGAAGACCGTGGCCGTGCTAGGAAAGAAATAACCGTTGCTGTCGATAAAAAAGATGAACCCGTGGAAGATAAgaaatcaaacaaaaagcAACACAAAATACGAAGAAAGTTAATGGGTGGTCTTATAAGGAGGAAAAACAGATCCATGCCCGACTTAACAGAAGGTGCTGATGTTAAGAAAGAAGAAAGCAGCAAAGAAAAGCGAGTTGGATCCGTTGATGACGGTGATGTAGGACGAAAAAAGACGgacgataaaaataatttaagcggCTATTTATCAGAAGGGCATCTAGAGTATTCTGCAGCAAGTGGGACTAATCCAAATCTTGAAAGAAGTAAACTAATGAGGAAAAGTTTTCATGGAAGTGCGGGTAAAATGTTGACCGCCGCTAAAGTTCCTCCTCCTCCACCACTACGAACTACTTCCCAGCTTAGCGGGCCTAAGTTTGAGTCAGAAGTCTCAGAGCACGGCATACAGAACCGTCCACCACAGCCCTTGCCTCCTGCTTCGCAAGGggtatataattataccaaTGATAATGATGAAGACGGAGGCTTTTCGGAGCAATACGGTGAAGAGCCGCAGTCATTGCCATTTGTACCCTCATATGATGAACAACCAACGAACCACTATAACTGTACTTTAGATGACTCTCCAAATACGTCACAAAATTTTCAGACTGTTGTTACTCAAGCAATGGTTCATCAAGAGCAAAGTCCAGTTAGGAGAGATCTGACGagaatattagatattttgcCTTCCCATCAAACAATACAGAATCTCACTAGATCATTTGATAATGGTATTGACGTGGTAGATTGCCCTCTTCCTCAAAACGTAAGAAGATCGCCGCACTTGTTGGATTTGCCACCGTATCCGAGCCCAATGAATTCTGTCAATCATTCCAGGCAACCGAGTGAAGAATTCCCACCGCCGCCTCCACCTATAGATTTAACTCCATTACAAGATGAGCTTCATAAAATTAACCAACATTGTAACATGGATCTAAACTACATTCATAAGATAAATGATGAACATAACGATGTGCCAAAAGGGTCACTCCTAGCACAACTTCAGGAAAAAAGAAGTCAAATTTTGAGGAATGAAAATAATCTCGCTAAGACTAACCAATTTGAAACAATCGGCAGTTCCGGAGATACTTGGCTCAAGGAGCTCCAAGCCAAACAGGCTGCTATAAAACTGAAGCGATCCGGATCAATAGAGGGTCAACTTTCCTCACCAGGAGAAACCTTTTTAAAGAAACCAGCAGATAATAACTCAAGCGTTAGAAGTATCGCTTCTAGGTTTGAACCTAATCTTCAAAACTCCCCTATATCTCCCCTAGATAATGAAAGATCCCATGTCGGGTACCTCAATATGGGTTCAAATAGAGATGTTATTAATTGCTCAATCCAATCAAGTAATGGACATTATAACCGTCGTACCTCTTCATCATCGACCGAACAAAAGCAAAATGACGAAGAGTACAATTtaggaaaaacaaacaacaccACTAATACTGGAGATAGATCAAAGCCGAAAAAGAAATCAGTATCATTTTGCGATCAAGTCATATTAGTGGCGACAGCTGAAGATCAGGAAGACGATAGCTATATACCCAATCCCATATTAGAAAGAGTTCTCAAATCGGCTATGAATAAACCAGAAATGACAACTGTCCCACTACAAACAGAGAAACCTTCACTTCATAGACAAGAGTCTTTCGATAGCCAGTCTTCAAGGTCGACTATTTCATCATTATCACAAACCTCATATACGCCGAACGAAGCCAatgaatactttaaaaatcaaaactcTTACCCGAACTATCAAGTAGTTCCAACGCGCTCGCAACAACAGCTTGCTGCACAAAAGCACACGACTTCATGCGTACAAAATCAAACTGTTCAAAACAATAATCAGATATATCAAGCATTACCTGCTAATTCCCAAAATGATAGCAACCCCATACCATATACGCAACCACCATCAGTATATCCGAGTCACAACACGAGCCCACCGAACTATAGTCATAACCCTGCTAACCGTCTTACACCTATTGTTCATAATCAGCCTTACATGACAAAGCAAGTACAGAATATCCAACGAACAGTTCCCAACACATATCCACACGCTCCAAATCAACTGCACCCAGCAAATCAGTcgaataatacatattatcatCGTAACCCACAACCTTCGACAACGCCTACACCTCCTGCCAACTATGGTCAAAATCGTCAGTTTCCTCAACCCGTACAAAATAATAGTTCCTCGTATCAAAGCGTACCTACAAATTCACCAGCTTATCAGAGCTATCACCCACCGACAAGTTACGCTAATAACGATTATTCTAGTCGATATCAAGGTAGTAATACAAATCATTACAATGCCTCACCGTATCAAAGAGTTCCTCCCCCTCATGGTGAAGTTGAGAACTACAATGGAAACTCTTACCAGAAAATGCCAAATAATTACTACTCCGACGCTAACTCCAATCAAACACGCGTCGATCCAAGAAACTGTGTTCCCCATCGAGAAAATGGCAATGAGATCAGTCAATACCATCAGAATGGCTATCAGAATTATAATCCATATCAACATTTGGCACCACCTAAACAGATGCAAAAGAAATCAGTCTCATTTGAGCCAGGTACAAAAGGTGGTACTGATTCACCGATACCACATCAGATGAATGGAAATTATTCGGAAACCCAATCGAATACATTGTCTAATGGGCAGAAAACCGTATGCAATTTGTGTCGAAAGAAAACTCTAAGTCCCCCAGCTACGTATTGCCCAGATTGTGACTTTTACATGTCAAGATTTAAACCGCGTTCATAGCAATGATCTATGATTTTAAGTAATGTATCTATAgatcttaattttaatacggGACTCCACCGATTTTTTAGAAGTAggtgtatataataattgaataagaTGCGACTGATCTCACGTGAGAATAAAATCCATATGCGGTaggaatgtatttaaatgtaacttgaaaTATAATCTCAATGAatgtaatatacaaattttattgtagaagatatgtaggtacttatacctgcgtaaatttttatagcttatttttatactttagaTGTATTATCtacttacaaataaatgacttgcttataaaacaaatattttcatttcatcatCTCCTCTCAAGTTagctattataaattacaaccATTCGATTTCAATTCCGGCAAAAAAGGAAGCTTACTTAAGAGGGCCCTTCCCCATCCGACGAACTTCAACGCGAGCATGGCCAAAAAGCTTGTTGTTTCATCCAGCGCAATGTCAGATCAAGAGGTAAAGCGAAAAGACAGAGAAAGCGGCTGAGCACTCGGGGGCGCTCGGGCGGTAGCGAGCCATTCATAAACATAATCGCGCACAGTTACTAACTATAGTTTTGTACATTTCTCTAAAACAATGCAggtgttgtatttttaatattaatattaatattttatatttttaataacacacacaGTTGTATTTTTACCAATCTAGGTACCAAACGTGCTATTTTGATAACatggaaattatttataacatagtaTTTTCGTACTTTTTGCCTCATGGGCGAACAAAGAAAGTCAGACTGATTCTCGTAAAATCTTTCTAGTAAAAACTGCGCTACTAAGATTCGGCCAATTCGCTGTAAGTTCACTTGGCGACACAtcaattagtaaaattatacttatatttatctCTTTATCTCTTGCGATACTTGAGTCATGCCATCCTATTTTAGCAACACATCGTGATGTAGTGTGTAGTGGGTATTgcaatatttagttattcatGTGTGCGTTAGTGTGCCGATTTGAAGATAAATTGCCGTGTAGGTAACTTATCGATTCATTTGTAATATCATTGATatctacaaataaatgtttgtgtaGGTTAATTTGCACCGTGGTAAAGGCGGTTGATCAGATAAAACAGTCTAAATAcagttgatattttttatttatttctgaacaACTTTgttatactttataaaaaatacataaaacatatcgGATGTCGAGAAGATTCCGATTTCCTCCAAACACgagtttttcaaatttaatttccaGTATATTATGTCGAATAAAGCTTTGGTATTTCATTGATTATTGATGTGCAATGAGTTGTAAGCttcattttacaatttacccCAAGATCCGTCTGTTATAACGGTTATATACGGTAGTCCGTCCGTGTCGATATCCCCTTGATCTATCTAAACTCAGgtatcttttttttactaataatggctttgttttttccttcatattaaatacatatatatttaatctaccaatcaatcaatcttacaactgtgctttatgtttctgtttcaatgtgtattctgttttggcttttgtgtgtaatgttattgtttagtgattagctgtaggaatacttaattataatatattaaataaataaaatagagaaaaaataaacaagcagATATTTCGTCCAATTGGGCATATCCATTCACAGTTTGGAAAACACCTACTGCACTGGGATTTATACATAATCTTTTTTGTTAGTTTCTTGagaataaattatcttttctATATTACACATTTTGCTTACAAAATGGAAAGTTGacccttttttcttttataaaatccaTAGAGGTGAAATTACAGTCAAATGGATGATGTGACAGTTGCAAGCTGACTGAAAAGATAAGCGATGTCGAAATCTCGATTTCcctctatttatttatttatttatttcgtaatcctacaggtaacataaattatatataattacaaacaaatacactgaaaatatatccaaagatggaatacatcatacattttactacaaaaagatttacataagggaacaaacaaacaaaaagtatacaatacatttaactaatgtgattcaatttatttaaataagccttatttggctgtgttgtgtgatggtgtaaaagtgagggtatgtacgtgatggtgtggtCTAATAATGGTATAACATTGATATTTTCTTGTTCttctgtaataatttgtttgtcgTCTGATAAAGATGGTGCGCTCGAGTTGGCTGAATTTCTTGTTCTGCCAGTTCTTCATCATTATTTCGGTGAAGGGGTCGCCTACAAAACATACACATTTTTAGATCTccattatgaaaaaaatgacATGACTATTTTTATGGCACAGTAGTGAAAAAAATCACTCACCATGGTAGACTGtggtcaatattttttagtattggtcataaaaaagtatttctgaGGTAGGTAGGTActctttataacattaaaatgtaacacAAGTATCAATGAAACAGGTACCTATACAATAGTGAAACATTGTGTAGCAATGGCaggaattatttttgtctaatCCCTGGATCCGGCACAGGTTTTGCACGTTCGCATTTGTGTGTACCTATTTGACTCGCTCAATATTAGATTGCTTTTTATCTGTTTCGACTTGTAGGTATGTCTGTGGGCTGTATAAATAGTTACTTACGTAATAGGTATACTTAGGTATCTATTTTAgctcttatattattatgtaaaaaaatcgacTTACCCATTTTGCAAAACGATAATATCAATCTCCTTCAAATtccttattaaaacaaaatcggTGTCCGTATTCACTAGTGCCAGGTTCGTTTCACATCAATCACAATCAATAATGCTTTCTCAAGTAAAATCAGTGTCCggtatgaaaacaaaaaatcgtCGTAGTACGCGCAGGCAACAAATTCAATATGTACCTATACCCGCCCCGCTTACTTCCCGCACATGGCTAAAAAGCAAGTGAGAACGCGATAACATTGAAAATTTGTAGTATGCGGAAATTTCAAAAAACTTGTTCCAAGAAATACGTGTTTTTTCGTAAGCCTTAcagaattacataaaaaaaattttacatttagaaacTCCATTAAATTTGCAAGGTTTctatgcaaatatatttttgtcaggCTTCAATTATTAAGTACGTTATAAACGCCCAAACTTCACATAAAATTGGTGCAAAAAGCTGATTTTTGGAGATCTGTACTGAAtttgtttatgaaaattttaattttgcgtTTTGATAGAAACCTAGATATAGTGCAAAAGATGCCTATTAGTTCAAaagtttcaaagaaaaatctgTTACAACGCCATAATCACGTAAGAGCGTTTGTATGGAAAGATAGTCAGGTTGGGCCctcttaaaatgaatttaatagcTTTAAAATCTACTTTACCAAATCTGTGGGTAAAACAATACAGTTACACAATACCTCTACATTTTAAACTGTGATCATAAACTATGCCTATTTAGCTTTTTCATCATGtcataaaatactaaattaatctaattgcATCATTTTAACCAAAGCCAAATTGagtttacgctgtgatgaaaagataCAGGTCGTTATAGCACATTAAACCATTACTTCACGTAATGATTTGAAATGTTCTATTATTAGGGTTTGTTTcgcaatgtatggataaagtaccaaatagctatgcaacacataaattattcggaagataaaagttccaaataagaaacTTCACTTTTCATGACAGCGCTATCTGACattcgtgaaacgcaaaaatactgtttatcctaccaataagtaatagatagcttatttggaacttatccggacattgtgacaGACAGACCCAGACTGATATTTTCTTCATgaaagtaagttttttttttgcttttacgTTGTGATTTCTTCAATTCTTCTGATTGACCATCTAACTAAGAGATGGCGTGTTCAACAAGTACAAAAATATGGTAAGGAAAATTctttgtaacatttaatttactttaagtaCAGTGGAAATTTTGTGCAtcgtttttaataacactacagatctataattatttaagttaaattatacgTTCAAAGTTACTTCTGTGGTAAAGCGATGACAATGAAACGCCATAAGGTAACAACGAGAATTGACAATCTGTCATTGTAATGTTGACGTTTTGCACAAGATTTTTGTCAGTTCTTTAATGGCGACTGTTGATGACGGGTCGCAAGTTGGACATTGGTATTGTTTATTTGGAACAAACATCGTAAATTAGTAAACATGACGGGAATTTTACCGAGCTATCAAAGGTTTGTCAATGGCGTTCCCGTACCATCAATATCACGTCGCTCCTTTCGGCTTCGCGAGAAATACCTAATTATTTCAGTACTGTTGACATTCGGAATCGTGTGGTTAGGTGCTCTCTTCTATTTGCCAGAGTTTAAAAGTTCTACTAGCGTAAATGATAGTGTTTATAATGTGTACAAACGTATTCAAAAGGCGGGCCCAGAATTACTTATGCCACCGCCTCTAGCCCAGAACGAGGTAGGGGACTTTCCTGTGGTGGGTATTGTTCGCCATGGAGAAGATGGAGATGATCCTCATATTGTTCAAGATAGAAATCGTTTGCGAGCTAAGATCGACGAAGATATGGGAATGAAAGTCTTGGAAAGGCCGTTTGACTCGGCGCCGTCTATCTCATCTTCTCGAGGTCCTAGCAAACCTCCTGTAGATGCCATTGAAGAACCAAATGTCGCAAATAACGCAGCTAAAGATGTGTCCCCCGCAGGCGAAAAATCTGTCCTTGGCagcaataaatatgttttacccATGATGGACTCAAATACAGATCCTGATATTAGACACAAAAGAGAAACTGTGAAAGAGGTAAGTTAATCTTAATAACCTGTACAGAAGTAattcaagtaaaaaaatatagttccaagttctatttttatatcacaGCAGTCACTACATAATGCAAAGGTTATCAGATAAATAGCTTTGTGGTTTATAGTATAAACTTTTAACTGATAAACTAATTACATgtcaataatcatttaaaatattgctacagtactaaattaatattatattaattttttacttgatACTGTCATATcttatgtaaaaatacatCTAGTTTTCCTTGTAAGTTAAAGTCACAAGTTTGTGGTAACGAAATAGGAATTATGTATAAGGGGTGAAATAGTCAGTAGCAGTAAAACTGAAGTACTTAATAAACCTTTCCTATTTTATGCTTATGGTAtgttgtcattttatttgtctgtggcatatataataatgaagtaTTCTTAATATGgcaaaaaatcctttttaaatactatagaTTAGTCTGcgttgaaatataataaacttaataat belongs to Pieris rapae chromosome 2, ilPieRapa1.1, whole genome shotgun sequence and includes:
- the LOC110995186 gene encoding uncharacterized protein LOC110995186 isoform X2; the encoded protein is MIKFRYKRKETSDGGKSGTAIQKQKIEGLKDRELLPPKDLLLSGSLAGVRHNTLPRSRPPTANKRDAPESSLSQTTLTLFRELFAQLQWSAERAPAADSLRRALGGGGARFQLGCMADASECFEHLLLRVHAHVAAGTGDKRDDDACRAPHCVPHRKFAMMLVEQSVCGACQATSEPLPFTQMVHYVSATALTAQAALGEHGDSFGLLLKKAGGMGDIRDCPNACGAKIQICRTLMNRPEVVSIGMVWDSERPSAEHVAAVYSALGTELRPTDAFHSCVDRAWAARATHRLVGLVTYYGKHYSTFFFHSKLKLWIYFDDADVKEIGPEWSQVVEKCKRARFQPLLLLYAAVDGTPCDTRHAPKDVVPFPAPEPRRAVTPAPEKPTNGFARRAMTPGPDNDSDYVSRKAVENMLEVHASRRAQLARSLSTSSASDTQERPRARRDSGNWSGDRNSASSASSSTIESPYMYPRGRGPGSIPSSPTRKGELSSGGSCDAGYDSYSLSSTDSLPLQQGLRHNLQLAQIPELITRGDCEALCMEADRLLEKSRHAEDAADYETALVLCDAAATKVCAAMDAPYNNPHTMTFARMKHNTCVMRARSLQRRMAGFIRQTEIPQMAPVRNTKGGLESAPTTIEIYATLPKKKGSSKKSKAIEDDTENSPRERPPRHKSREEEKSRDKRSRSEDRGRARKEITVAVDKKDEPVEDKKSNKKQHKIRRKLMGGLIRRKNRSMPDLTEGADVKKEESSKEKRVGSVDDGDVGRKKTDDKNNLSGYLSEGHLEYSAASGTNPNLERSKLMRKSFHGSAGKMLTAAKVPPPPPLRTTSQLSGPKFESEVSEHGIQNRPPQPLPPASQGVYNYTNDNDEDGGFSEQYGEEPQSLPFVPSYDEQPTNHYNCTLDDSPNTSQNFQTVVTQAMVHQEQSPVRRDLTRILDILPSHQTIQNLTRSFDNGIDVVDCPLPQNVRRSPHLLDLPPYPSPMNSVNHSRQPSEEFPPPPPPIDLTPLQDELHKINQHCNMDLNYIHKINDEHNDVPKGSLLAQLQEKRSQILRNENNLAKTNQFETIGSSGDTWLKELQAKQAAIKLKRSGSIEGQLSSPGETFLKKPADNNSSVRSIASRFEPNLQNSPISPLDNERSHVGYLNMGSNRDVINCSIQSSNGHYNRRTSSSSTEQKQNDEEYNLGKTNNTTNTGDRSKPKKKSVSFCDQVILVATAEDQEDDSYIPNPILERVLKSAMNKPEMTTVPLQTEKPSLHRQESFDSQSSRSTISSLSQTSYTPNEANEYFKNQNSYPNYQVVPTRSQQQLAAQKHTTSCVQNQTVQNNNQIYQALPANSQNDSNPIPYTQPPSVYPSHNTSPPNYSHNPANRLTPIVHNQPYMTKQVQNIQRTVPNTYPHAPNQLHPANQSNNTYYHRNPQPSTTPTPPANYGQNRQFPQPVQNNSSSYQSVPTNSPAYQSYHPPTSYANNDYSSRYQGSNTNHYNASPYQRVPPPHGEVENYNGNSYQKMPNNYYSDANSNQTRVDPRNCVPHRENGNEISQYHQNGYQNYNPYQHLAPPKQMQKKSVSFEPGTKGGTDSPIPHQMNGNYSETQSNTLSNGQKTVCNLCRKKTLSPPATYCPDCDFYMSRFKPRS